The proteins below come from a single Streptomyces spongiicola genomic window:
- a CDS encoding GlsB/YeaQ/YmgE family stress response membrane protein has translation MGWLWAIIVGFVLGLIAKAILPGKQHSPLWLITIFGIIGGIIGNALAGAFGIAATPGIDWGRHALQIIAALVVVGVGDMLYIAVRGRKKVA, from the coding sequence ATGGGCTGGTTGTGGGCGATCATCGTCGGATTCGTGCTGGGGTTGATCGCCAAGGCGATCCTGCCGGGAAAGCAGCACAGTCCGCTCTGGCTCATCACGATCTTCGGCATCATCGGCGGCATCATCGGAAACGCCCTCGCGGGAGCCTTCGGGATCGCGGCGACCCCCGGAATCGACTGGGGCCGCCATGCCCTGCAGATCATCGCCGCCCTGGTCGTCGTCGGCGTCGGCGACATGCTGTACATCGCCGTCCGGGGCAGGAAGAAGGTGGCCTGA
- a CDS encoding TetR/AcrR family transcriptional regulator, producing MSRTVLTREQVLEAADDLVRQHGPDALTMRGLAARLGTAVTSIYWHVGNRESLLDALVERTVEEMGAIQPTGRTPATRIVSVARRLRGELHARPHLIAMVHERGLTERVFLPAQRALVREAHTAGLRGARAAEAVRAVQFQVVGFVLVECARGLAPAETPGRERPRKTASTRKDPALARALARPADPDRLFTASMRALVKSLLAQGGT from the coding sequence ATGTCCCGTACCGTGCTGACCCGCGAGCAGGTGCTGGAGGCCGCGGACGACCTCGTGCGGCAGCACGGCCCCGACGCCCTCACCATGCGGGGGCTCGCCGCCCGGCTCGGCACGGCCGTGACCTCCATCTACTGGCACGTCGGCAATCGCGAGTCACTGCTCGACGCGCTCGTGGAGCGGACCGTGGAGGAGATGGGGGCGATACAGCCGACCGGCCGCACCCCGGCCACCCGGATCGTCTCGGTCGCCCGGCGGCTCCGCGGTGAGCTGCACGCGCGGCCGCATCTGATCGCGATGGTCCATGAACGCGGCCTGACCGAGCGGGTGTTCCTGCCCGCGCAGCGCGCGCTGGTCCGGGAGGCGCATACCGCCGGACTGCGCGGAGCGCGCGCCGCCGAGGCGGTGCGCGCGGTGCAGTTCCAGGTGGTCGGCTTCGTCCTGGTCGAGTGCGCACGCGGACTCGCCCCGGCCGAGACGCCCGGACGGGAGCGGCCGCGGAAGACCGCGAGCACGAGGAAGGACCCGGCCCTCGCCCGCGCGCTGGCGCGCCCCGCCGACCCGGACCGGCTGTTCACCGCGTCCATGCGGGCGCTGGTCAAGTCCCTGCTGGCGCAGGGGGGCACCTGA
- a CDS encoding NADH:flavin oxidoreductase, whose product MITASPTSRAAEILSRPVALNGLTVPNRIVMAPMTRRFSPDGVPGEDVRSYYARRAAAGVGLIVTEGTYVGHESAGQSDRVPRFHGEEQLAGWAKVAAAVHEAGGTIVPQLWHVGMVRKQGDAPYADAPAVGPSGIRVDGTEGTGRAMTRGDLDDVIGAFAEAAAAAERIGFDGVELHGAHGYLLDQFLWARTNRRTDAYGGDPVARTRFAAEIVAAVRAAVSPGFPVIFRYSQWKQEAYDARLAETPQELEAILAPLAAAGVDAFHASTRRYWLPEFDGSGLNLAGWTRKLTGRPAITVGSVGLDGDFIRAFMGEGAALGSLDNLLDRMERDEFDLVAVGRALLQDPDWAAKVLGGRTGELRPYDAAALNTLG is encoded by the coding sequence GTGATCACCGCGTCCCCCACCTCCCGCGCGGCCGAGATCCTGTCCCGGCCCGTCGCGCTGAACGGCCTGACCGTCCCGAACCGCATCGTGATGGCGCCGATGACGCGCAGGTTCTCCCCCGACGGCGTTCCCGGTGAGGACGTGCGCTCGTACTACGCCCGCCGCGCCGCCGCCGGCGTGGGCCTGATCGTCACGGAGGGGACCTACGTCGGCCACGAGTCGGCCGGGCAGAGCGACCGGGTGCCGCGCTTCCACGGCGAGGAGCAGCTGGCGGGGTGGGCGAAGGTCGCCGCTGCCGTACACGAGGCGGGCGGCACCATCGTGCCGCAGCTGTGGCACGTCGGCATGGTGCGCAAGCAGGGCGACGCGCCGTACGCCGACGCCCCCGCCGTCGGCCCCTCCGGGATCCGCGTCGACGGCACCGAGGGCACCGGCAGGGCGATGACCCGCGGCGACCTGGACGACGTGATCGGCGCCTTCGCCGAGGCCGCCGCGGCGGCCGAGCGCATCGGCTTCGACGGCGTCGAACTCCACGGGGCCCACGGCTACCTCCTGGACCAGTTCCTGTGGGCGCGGACCAACCGCCGGACCGACGCCTACGGCGGCGACCCCGTGGCCCGTACGAGGTTCGCGGCCGAGATCGTCGCCGCGGTCCGCGCCGCCGTCTCGCCCGGCTTCCCGGTGATCTTCCGCTACTCGCAGTGGAAGCAGGAGGCCTACGACGCTCGGCTCGCCGAGACCCCGCAGGAGCTGGAGGCCATCCTCGCCCCACTCGCCGCGGCCGGTGTCGACGCCTTCCACGCCTCCACCCGCCGCTACTGGCTGCCGGAGTTCGACGGCTCGGGTCTGAACCTGGCCGGCTGGACCAGGAAGCTCACCGGCAGGCCCGCCATCACCGTCGGTTCGGTCGGGCTCGACGGCGACTTCATCCGCGCGTTCATGGGCGAGGGCGCCGCACTGGGCAGCCTCGACAACCTTCTCGACCGCATGGAGCGCGACGAGTTCGACCTGGTCGCCGTCGGCCGGGCGCTGCTCCAGGACCCTGACTGGGCCGCCAAGGTGCTGGGGGGCCGTACCGGCGAGCTGAGGCCGTACGACGCGGCGGCGCTGAACACGCTCGGCTGA
- a CDS encoding S8 family peptidase, whose protein sequence is MAHLRSRRTRAIALPAGLALTASLGFLPAGAATAAPADDAPAAVSADGPALSYVVNVDGGRSAVAKVKRAVARAGGTVVIAYDRIGVIVVHSQNPDFAGQMRTVKHVASAGATRTNPLVPQRDDAIDAEQPLTAEQAEAAAARATDDQDPLEPLQWDLPAIKADKAHQRSLGSSKVTVAVLDSGIDDTHPDIAQNFDRRASANCVSGVPVTENDAWRPAAGESDHGMHVAGTIAAAKNGFGVTGVAPGVKVSSLKVANPDGFFYTEAVLCGFMWAADHGADVTNNSYYVDPWLYNCKADEDQKALVETLTRATRYAERKGVVNVASAGNSRTDLTSGEVTDTTSPNDTTPVTRVVSPLECPDIPAMLPGVVTVSATGAKGLKSSYSNYGHGVVDIAAPGGDSTAFQPPDAPATSGLILSTTFRGGHTWSYKAGTSMAAPHVAGVAALIKSKHPYLPAAGVKALLYAQADDRACTNPYDINGDGTVDAVCEGGKGRNGFYGAGMVDALDAVRW, encoded by the coding sequence ATGGCTCATCTGCGATCCAGACGAACGCGCGCGATAGCACTGCCCGCGGGTCTGGCGCTCACGGCCTCGCTCGGATTCCTGCCCGCGGGGGCGGCGACCGCGGCCCCCGCCGACGACGCACCCGCCGCCGTCTCGGCGGACGGCCCGGCGCTGTCGTACGTCGTCAACGTGGACGGCGGCCGATCGGCCGTCGCCAAGGTGAAGCGGGCGGTGGCGAGGGCCGGCGGCACGGTGGTGATCGCCTACGACAGGATCGGCGTCATCGTCGTCCACTCGCAGAACCCCGACTTCGCCGGGCAGATGAGGACGGTGAAGCACGTCGCCTCGGCGGGCGCCACACGCACCAACCCGCTGGTCCCCCAGCGGGACGACGCCATCGACGCCGAGCAGCCGCTGACGGCCGAGCAGGCGGAGGCCGCGGCGGCCAGGGCGACCGACGACCAGGACCCGCTGGAGCCCCTGCAGTGGGACCTGCCGGCCATCAAGGCCGACAAGGCCCACCAGCGTTCGCTGGGCAGCAGCAAGGTCACGGTCGCCGTCCTGGACTCCGGGATCGACGACACCCACCCGGACATCGCGCAGAACTTCGACCGCCGGGCGTCCGCGAACTGCGTCAGCGGCGTGCCGGTCACCGAGAACGACGCGTGGCGTCCGGCGGCGGGCGAGAGCGACCACGGCATGCACGTGGCGGGCACCATCGCCGCCGCCAAGAACGGCTTCGGCGTCACCGGCGTGGCCCCCGGTGTGAAGGTGTCCAGCCTCAAGGTGGCGAACCCGGACGGGTTCTTCTACACCGAGGCCGTCCTCTGCGGATTCATGTGGGCCGCGGACCACGGCGCCGACGTGACCAACAACAGCTACTACGTCGACCCGTGGCTGTACAACTGCAAGGCCGACGAGGACCAGAAGGCCCTGGTCGAGACCCTCACCCGGGCCACCCGGTACGCGGAGCGCAAGGGCGTGGTGAACGTCGCCTCGGCCGGCAACTCGCGGACCGACCTCACCTCCGGGGAGGTCACCGACACGACGAGCCCGAACGACACCACACCGGTCACACGGGTCGTCAGCCCGCTCGAGTGCCCGGACATCCCGGCCATGCTGCCGGGTGTGGTGACGGTGTCGGCGACCGGGGCGAAGGGCCTGAAGTCCTCGTACTCGAACTACGGCCACGGGGTCGTCGACATCGCGGCGCCGGGCGGCGACTCCACCGCCTTCCAGCCGCCGGACGCGCCCGCCACCAGCGGGCTGATCCTCTCGACCACGTTCAGGGGCGGCCACACCTGGAGCTACAAGGCGGGCACGTCGATGGCCGCCCCGCATGTGGCGGGTGTCGCCGCGCTGATCAAGTCGAAGCACCCGTATCTGCCGGCGGCCGGGGTGAAGGCGCTGCTGTACGCGCAGGCCGACGACCGCGCCTGCACCAACCCGTACGACATCAACGGCGACGGCACGGTCGACGCGGTCTGCGAGGGCGGCAAGGGCAGGAACGGCTTCTACGGGGCCGGGATGGTCGACGCGCTGGACGCGGTGCGCTGGTAG
- a CDS encoding MarR family winged helix-turn-helix transcriptional regulator, whose translation MAEAPRVDTAQLMELLSVSLGAFYGDFTAAAASENLTASQGKTLTVLRQGPAAMRALAENMACDASNVTGIVDRLEKRGLVRREAGASDRRVKNVVLTAEGERVTDAIRAKMRTTRDGLERLGGEDRDRLHALLERVFVSRPGA comes from the coding sequence ATGGCAGAAGCCCCCCGCGTCGACACGGCCCAGCTCATGGAGCTGCTCTCGGTGTCCCTCGGTGCCTTCTACGGCGACTTCACCGCCGCGGCGGCGAGCGAGAACCTCACGGCGAGCCAGGGAAAGACGCTCACCGTGCTGCGCCAGGGGCCCGCCGCGATGCGTGCCCTGGCCGAGAACATGGCCTGCGACGCCTCCAACGTGACCGGGATCGTCGACCGGCTGGAGAAGCGCGGCCTGGTGCGCCGCGAGGCCGGCGCATCCGACCGGCGCGTCAAGAACGTCGTCCTCACGGCCGAGGGGGAGCGGGTCACCGACGCGATCCGCGCGAAGATGCGCACCACGCGGGACGGCCTGGAAAGGCTCGGCGGCGAGGACCGCGACCGCCTCCACGCCCTGCTGGAACGGGTCTTCGTCTCCCGGCCCGGCGCCTGA
- a CDS encoding DEDDh family exonuclease gives MTMLDDRTTAPAWPAAYPQGYAVVDVETTGLARDDRIVSAAVYRLDAQGNVEDHWYSLVNPERDPGPVWIHGLTSGMLEGAPLFGDIAHEFAHRLDGRVLVAHNAVFDWSMIAREYARAEHLAPVRQRLCTIALSKELSLPLPNHRLESLAAHFGVVQRHAHNALDDARVLAEVFRPSLHTAAARGVRLPLLECRPLTEWSTAPSAPRIGRQAPGASYRPNGWRPSRRRPPCPYPNPGRYTSGKPLKQGMRVAFSGDTSIERELLEDRAVEAGLHVATSVSRLTSLLVTNDPDAPTSKTARARSYGTPIVDEAAFTHLLRDVAPAEE, from the coding sequence GTGACCATGCTCGACGACCGTACGACAGCACCGGCGTGGCCGGCCGCGTATCCACAGGGGTACGCGGTCGTCGACGTGGAGACCACCGGCCTCGCCCGTGACGACCGGATAGTGTCGGCTGCCGTCTACCGCCTGGACGCGCAGGGGAACGTCGAGGACCACTGGTATTCCCTGGTCAACCCCGAGCGGGACCCCGGCCCGGTGTGGATCCACGGGCTGACGAGCGGCATGCTGGAGGGTGCGCCGCTCTTCGGCGACATCGCCCACGAGTTCGCGCACCGGCTGGACGGCCGGGTGCTCGTCGCGCACAACGCCGTCTTCGACTGGTCCATGATCGCCAGGGAGTACGCACGGGCCGAGCACCTCGCGCCCGTGCGCCAGCGGCTGTGCACCATCGCGCTGTCCAAGGAGCTGTCGCTGCCGCTGCCCAACCACAGGCTGGAGTCGCTCGCGGCGCACTTCGGCGTGGTCCAGCGCCATGCGCACAACGCCCTGGACGACGCCCGGGTGCTGGCGGAGGTGTTCCGCCCGAGTCTGCACACCGCGGCCGCGCGGGGTGTGCGGCTGCCGCTGCTGGAGTGCCGCCCGCTCACCGAGTGGTCCACGGCTCCGTCGGCGCCGCGGATCGGCCGGCAGGCGCCGGGCGCCTCGTACCGTCCGAACGGCTGGCGCCCGTCGCGCAGGCGGCCCCCGTGCCCGTACCCGAACCCGGGACGTTACACATCGGGCAAACCGCTCAAACAGGGCATGCGGGTAGCCTTTTCGGGCGACACCTCGATCGAGCGGGAGCTCCTGGAGGACCGTGCCGTGGAGGCCGGCCTCCATGTCGCGACCAGTGTCTCCCGGCTGACCAGCCTCCTGGTCACCAACGATCCGGACGCGCCCACCTCGAAGACGGCCAGAGCCAGGTCGTACGGGACACCGATCGTCGACGAGGCCGCGTTCACCCACCTGCTCAGGGACGTGGCACCGGCCGAGGAGTGA
- a CDS encoding DUF3099 domain-containing protein — MRNHKETEVFRITGARQGLADDVRGRQRRYVISMSVRTLAVILAAVLWNVERHVAIVALVLGATLPYIAVVIANAGRESAPRPLATFVPAPTRQALESGPPASRPAPEEAEHPAHEERTPAEGGAGGRAQDAPEREYRRG, encoded by the coding sequence ATGCGGAACCACAAGGAGACCGAGGTCTTCCGGATCACCGGCGCACGGCAGGGTCTGGCCGACGACGTGCGCGGACGCCAGCGCCGGTATGTGATCTCCATGTCGGTCCGCACCCTCGCGGTGATCCTGGCCGCGGTCCTGTGGAACGTCGAACGCCATGTGGCGATCGTGGCGCTCGTGCTGGGAGCGACCCTGCCCTACATCGCCGTGGTGATCGCCAACGCGGGCCGGGAGAGCGCCCCGAGGCCCCTCGCCACGTTCGTGCCCGCGCCCACCCGGCAGGCGCTCGAGAGCGGCCCTCCCGCGTCGCGGCCTGCGCCGGAGGAGGCGGAGCACCCCGCTCACGAGGAGCGGACACCCGCCGAGGGCGGCGCCGGGGGCCGGGCGCAGGATGCGCCGGAACGGGAGTACCGGCGCGGGTGA
- a CDS encoding DUF485 domain-containing protein produces MTTDAPPPAGSRDLGPDRLTTERFVEVQDSAEFAELRRAHRSFAFPLTAAFILWYLLYVLLSNYAGGFMGTRLLGNVNVAFALGLAQFATTFLIAWFYARHAAGKLDPRADAIKSRMEEGA; encoded by the coding sequence GTGACCACCGACGCACCGCCGCCCGCCGGGAGCAGGGACCTCGGTCCCGACCGGCTCACGACCGAACGATTCGTCGAGGTGCAGGACAGCGCGGAGTTCGCCGAACTGCGCCGCGCACACCGGTCCTTCGCCTTCCCGCTGACCGCCGCCTTCATCCTCTGGTACCTGCTGTACGTCCTGCTGTCCAACTACGCGGGCGGCTTCATGGGCACCCGGCTCCTCGGCAACGTCAACGTGGCCTTCGCCCTCGGCCTCGCCCAGTTCGCCACCACCTTCCTCATCGCCTGGTTCTACGCCCGGCACGCGGCCGGGAAGCTCGACCCCCGGGCGGACGCGATCAAGTCCCGTATGGAGGAGGGCGCATGA
- the tyrS gene encoding tyrosine--tRNA ligase, which translates to MTDIVDELKWRGLFALSTDEDALRKALADGPVTFYCGFDPTAPSLHVGHLVQALTMRRLQQAGHRPLALVGGATGQIGDPKPTAERTLNDPETVAAWVDRVRAQIEPFLSFEGDNAAVMVNNLDWTAGMSAIEFLRDVGKHFRVNKMLTKDSVARRLESDQGISYTEFSYQLLQGMDFLELYRRHGCTLQQGGSDQWGNLTAGLDLIHRLEPHANVHALATPLMTKADGSKFGKTEGGAVWLDPEMTTPYAFYQFWLNVDDRDVSRYMRILSFRSRAELAELERLTGERPQARAAQRALAEELTTLVHGAGQCAAVIAASKALFGQGDLGELDEATLAAALSELPHARVAEPLAVADLFAEVGLVASKSAARRTIKEGGAYVNNVKVAAEDAVPAAGELLHGRWLVLRRGKKNLAAIEVAGG; encoded by the coding sequence GTGACGGACATCGTCGACGAGCTGAAGTGGCGCGGGCTGTTCGCCCTGTCCACCGACGAGGACGCTTTGCGCAAGGCGCTCGCGGACGGTCCCGTCACGTTCTACTGCGGCTTCGACCCGACCGCGCCCAGCCTGCACGTCGGCCATCTGGTGCAGGCGCTCACCATGCGCCGGCTCCAGCAGGCGGGGCACCGCCCGCTTGCGCTGGTGGGCGGGGCCACCGGCCAGATCGGCGACCCCAAGCCGACGGCCGAGCGCACCCTGAACGACCCGGAGACCGTCGCGGCCTGGGTGGACCGGGTCCGCGCCCAGATCGAGCCGTTCCTGTCCTTCGAGGGCGACAACGCGGCGGTCATGGTCAACAACCTGGACTGGACGGCGGGCATGTCCGCCATCGAGTTCCTCCGGGACGTCGGCAAGCACTTCCGCGTCAACAAGATGCTGACGAAGGACTCGGTCGCCCGCCGGCTCGAGTCCGACCAGGGCATCAGCTACACGGAGTTCAGCTACCAGCTGCTGCAGGGCATGGACTTCCTGGAGCTGTACCGGCGCCACGGCTGCACCCTTCAGCAGGGCGGCAGCGACCAGTGGGGCAATCTGACCGCCGGTCTGGACCTGATCCACCGCCTGGAGCCGCACGCGAACGTGCACGCGCTCGCCACGCCGCTGATGACCAAGGCGGACGGCAGCAAGTTCGGCAAGACCGAGGGCGGCGCGGTCTGGCTGGACCCGGAGATGACGACGCCGTACGCGTTCTACCAGTTCTGGCTGAACGTGGACGACCGCGATGTCTCCCGGTACATGCGGATCCTCAGCTTCCGCAGCCGTGCGGAGCTGGCGGAGCTGGAGCGGCTCACCGGGGAGCGGCCGCAGGCCCGCGCCGCTCAGCGGGCGCTGGCCGAGGAGCTGACGACCCTGGTGCACGGCGCCGGCCAGTGCGCCGCCGTCATCGCCGCGTCGAAGGCGCTGTTCGGGCAGGGCGACCTGGGTGAGCTGGACGAGGCGACCCTCGCCGCTGCGCTCTCCGAGCTGCCGCACGCGCGGGTGGCGGAGCCTCTCGCGGTGGCGGACCTCTTCGCGGAGGTCGGGCTGGTGGCGAGCAAGTCGGCCGCCCGCCGCACCATCAAGGAGGGCGGGGCCTACGTGAACAACGTGAAGGTGGCCGCCGAGGACGCCGTCCCGGCCGCCGGTGAACTGCTGCACGGGCGCTGGCTGGTGCTGCGCCGCGGCAAGAAGAACCTGGCCGCGATCGAGGTCGCGGGCGGCTGA
- the moaA gene encoding GTP 3',8-cyclase MoaA: MLIDTYGRAATDLRVSLTDRCNLRCSYCMPEEGLQWLSKSTLLTDDEIVRLVRVAVTTLGITEVRFTGGEPLLRPGLVGIVERCAALRPRPRLSLTTNGIGLKRTATALRAAGLDRVNVSLDTLRPDVFRTLTRRDRHHDVIDGLRAARDAGLTPVKVNTVLMPGLNEDEAPELLAWAVEHAYELRFIEQMPLDAQHGWKRDGMITADDILESLRTRFDLAPEGDRARGSAPAERWLVDGGPHRVGVIASVTRPFCSACDRTRLTADGQVRTCLFAREETDLRGALRSGAPDEEIARIWKEAMWGKKAGSGLDDPEFLQPQRPMSAIGG; the protein is encoded by the coding sequence GTGCTCATCGACACCTACGGCCGAGCGGCCACCGACCTGCGGGTCTCGCTCACCGACCGCTGCAATCTCCGCTGCTCGTACTGCATGCCGGAGGAGGGCCTGCAGTGGCTCTCGAAGTCCACCCTGCTGACGGACGACGAGATCGTCCGGCTCGTCCGCGTCGCGGTGACCACGCTCGGGATCACCGAGGTCCGCTTCACCGGCGGCGAGCCGCTGCTGCGGCCGGGGCTCGTCGGGATAGTGGAGCGCTGCGCCGCGCTGCGGCCCCGCCCCAGACTGTCGCTCACCACCAACGGCATCGGCCTGAAGCGCACCGCGACGGCCCTGAGGGCCGCAGGGCTCGACCGGGTCAACGTCTCGCTGGACACGCTCCGCCCCGACGTCTTCAGGACGCTCACCCGGCGCGACCGCCACCACGACGTCATCGACGGCCTGCGGGCCGCCCGGGACGCCGGCCTCACCCCCGTCAAGGTCAACACGGTGCTGATGCCCGGGCTCAACGAGGACGAGGCACCCGAGCTGCTGGCCTGGGCCGTGGAGCACGCCTACGAGCTGCGCTTCATCGAGCAGATGCCGCTGGACGCACAGCACGGCTGGAAGCGCGACGGGATGATCACCGCAGACGACATCCTGGAGTCGCTGCGCACCCGCTTCGACCTCGCACCCGAGGGCGACCGGGCGCGTGGCTCCGCACCCGCGGAGCGCTGGCTGGTGGACGGCGGCCCGCATAGGGTCGGAGTCATCGCCTCCGTCACCCGCCCCTTCTGCAGCGCCTGCGACCGCACCCGCCTCACCGCCGACGGCCAGGTCCGCACCTGCCTGTTCGCACGAGAGGAGACCGACCTCCGCGGCGCGCTGCGCTCCGGCGCACCGGACGAGGAGATCGCCCGGATCTGGAAGGAGGCCATGTGGGGCAAGAAGGCGGGTTCGGGGCTGGACGACCCGGAGTTCCTTCAGCCGCAGCGCCCGATGTCAGCCATCGGCGGCTGA
- a CDS encoding VIT1/CCC1 transporter family protein has protein sequence MGTRLNWLRAAVLGANDGIVSTAGIVVGVAGATSDSAALLTAGLAGLLAGSMSMAAGEYVSVSTQRDSEKAALAVEKRELKEEPAAELDELTSLLAAGGLSREVARAAAEQFTARDALRAHARVELGIDPDELANPWHAAGASFLAFTAGALLPLLAIVLPPSPARLPVTVVSVLVALAFTGWWSARLGTAPAGRAMVRNVCGGALAMGVTYAAGSLLGAAGV, from the coding sequence ATGGGCACCCGGCTCAACTGGCTCCGCGCCGCGGTCCTCGGCGCCAACGACGGCATCGTGTCGACCGCGGGCATCGTGGTGGGTGTGGCGGGCGCGACGAGCGACAGCGCGGCGCTGCTCACGGCCGGCCTCGCCGGGCTGCTCGCCGGGTCCATGTCGATGGCTGCGGGCGAGTACGTCTCGGTCTCCACCCAGCGCGACTCGGAGAAGGCGGCGCTGGCGGTGGAGAAGCGGGAGCTCAAGGAGGAGCCCGCGGCCGAACTCGACGAACTGACCTCCCTGCTGGCCGCCGGCGGCCTCTCCCGCGAGGTCGCCCGAGCCGCGGCGGAGCAGTTCACCGCACGCGACGCGCTCCGCGCCCACGCCCGGGTCGAACTCGGCATCGATCCCGACGAACTCGCCAACCCCTGGCACGCGGCCGGTGCCAGCTTCCTGGCCTTCACCGCGGGCGCGCTGCTGCCGCTGCTCGCCATCGTCCTGCCGCCGTCCCCCGCCCGGCTGCCGGTGACCGTGGTGTCCGTGCTCGTCGCCCTGGCCTTCACCGGCTGGTGGAGTGCCCGCCTCGGCACGGCACCGGCCGGCCGGGCGATGGTGCGCAACGTGTGCGGGGGCGCGCTGGCCATGGGGGTGACGTACGCGGCCGGCTCGCTGCTGGGGGCCGCCGGCGTCTGA
- a CDS encoding solute symporter family protein produces MSGTALQAAGLAAAGDAGAHRPLIITLFAAFVVATLFITVWAGRQTKDAADFYAGGRQFTGFQNGLAISGDYMSAASFLGIAGAIALFGYDGFLYSIGFLVAWLVALLLVAEPLRNSGRFTMGDVLAYRMRQRPVRTAAGTSTIVVSIFYLLAQMAGAGVLVSLLLGITSDAGKIAIVGLVGVLMVLYVTVGGMKGTTWVQMVKAVLLIAGTLLITFLVLWKFDFDVSALLGTAAEQSGKGAAFLEPGLKYGATGTSKLDFLSLGIALVLGTAGLPHILIRFYTVPTARAARKSVIWAIGIIGSFYLMTIALGFGAAALVGPEEITASNKAGNTAAPLLALHVGGADTAGGAILLAVISAVAFATILAVVAGLTLASSSSFAHDIYANVIRRGQATEKEEVRAARWATVLIGVVSIALGAMARDLNVAGLVALAFAVAASANLPTILYSLFWRRFTTSGALWSIYGGLLSSVVLVLFSPVVSGKPTSMFPSADFAWFPLENPGLVSIPLGFLLGWAGSLLSKDEPDRGKYAELEVKSLTGVGAH; encoded by the coding sequence ATGAGCGGCACGGCACTCCAGGCCGCCGGGCTCGCCGCGGCGGGCGACGCCGGCGCGCACCGCCCGCTGATCATCACCCTGTTCGCGGCCTTCGTCGTCGCGACGCTGTTCATCACGGTCTGGGCCGGGCGGCAGACCAAGGACGCCGCCGACTTCTACGCCGGCGGGCGCCAGTTCACCGGCTTCCAGAACGGACTCGCCATCTCCGGCGACTACATGTCCGCCGCGTCCTTCCTCGGCATCGCCGGCGCCATCGCCCTCTTCGGGTACGACGGCTTCCTGTACTCCATCGGCTTCCTGGTGGCCTGGCTGGTCGCCCTGCTGCTGGTGGCCGAACCCCTGCGCAACTCCGGCCGGTTCACCATGGGCGACGTCCTCGCCTACCGCATGCGGCAGCGGCCCGTCCGCACCGCGGCCGGCACCTCCACCATCGTCGTCTCGATCTTCTACCTGCTCGCCCAGATGGCGGGCGCCGGCGTGCTGGTCTCCCTGCTGCTCGGCATCACCAGCGACGCGGGGAAGATCGCCATCGTCGGCCTCGTCGGCGTGCTGATGGTCCTCTACGTCACCGTCGGCGGGATGAAGGGCACCACCTGGGTGCAGATGGTCAAGGCGGTCCTGCTGATCGCGGGCACCCTGCTCATCACCTTCCTGGTGCTGTGGAAGTTCGACTTCGACGTCTCCGCTCTGCTCGGCACCGCGGCCGAGCAGAGCGGCAAGGGCGCGGCCTTCCTGGAACCCGGTCTCAAGTACGGCGCCACCGGCACCTCCAAGCTGGACTTCCTGTCACTCGGCATCGCCCTGGTGCTCGGCACCGCCGGCCTGCCGCACATCCTGATCCGCTTCTACACCGTGCCCACCGCCAGGGCCGCCCGAAAGTCGGTCATCTGGGCCATCGGCATCATCGGCTCCTTCTACCTGATGACGATCGCGCTGGGCTTCGGCGCGGCCGCCCTGGTCGGCCCGGAGGAGATCACGGCCTCCAACAAGGCCGGCAACACGGCGGCACCGCTGCTCGCCCTGCACGTCGGCGGCGCCGACACCGCCGGCGGCGCGATCCTGCTGGCCGTGATCTCGGCGGTGGCGTTCGCCACCATCCTCGCCGTCGTCGCCGGGCTCACCCTGGCCTCCTCCTCGTCGTTCGCGCACGACATCTACGCCAACGTCATCCGCAGGGGGCAGGCCACCGAGAAGGAGGAGGTCCGCGCGGCCCGCTGGGCGACCGTCCTCATCGGCGTCGTCTCCATCGCCCTGGGGGCCATGGCCCGCGACCTGAACGTGGCCGGCCTGGTGGCGCTCGCCTTCGCGGTCGCCGCCTCGGCGAACCTGCCGACGATCCTCTACAGCCTGTTCTGGAGGAGGTTCACGACCTCCGGCGCCCTGTGGTCGATCTACGGCGGCCTGCTCTCCTCGGTGGTGCTCGTGCTGTTCTCCCCGGTCGTCTCGGGCAAGCCCACGTCCATGTTCCCCTCGGCGGACTTCGCCTGGTTCCCGCTGGAGAACCCCGGACTCGTCTCCATCCCGCTGGGCTTCCTGCTCGGCTGGGCCGGCTCCCTGCTGTCGAAGGACGAGCCGGACCGGGGCAAGTACGCGGAGCTGGAGGTCAAGTCCCTCACGGGCGTCGGCGCCCACTGA